The sequence AGGGCCTGGGTGTTCCGTCCGGCGACCAGCTCGCCAAGGTGCGTGAGTTGGAGGAGACGCAGCGCTTCTGCCTTTACAACGTCATCCCGGAAGAGGGGTACTCGGACCTGTTCGACCCGTCCATGCACATGCCCTTCAACTGGAAGTGGAAGGGGTCGAATTGGCAGACGCCTCCGGCGAGCTGGAAGATTCCCGACCGGCCCGCGGACACGGGACTTCGCGTGCGCATCAAGAGCGTGGACAACGGGCAGTACATGGCTGCGCCGGATGGAGTGGCCAGCGACAAGTGGGTCTACTGCCGCGCCGGAGCCTCGCCGCTCGACTTCATCCTCGTGGGCAGCAAGGACGACGGTGTCTATCGCGTGAGCAGCGCCCCCGGGCTCTTCCTCAGCTACACGGAGGCGACGGGCTCCGTGAAGCTCTACGGCTCTCCCAGCCAGGCCAGCTACCAGCTCAGCAAGGCGGGAGCCGGCGTGGCGATTCGCAACCTGTACTGGAAGCAGTTCATGTGGCTCTCGAAGGAGTCGCCCTACATCACCAAGACCGGCAACCCCTCGAACCGCAACGCCCAGTGGGCCGTCGAGGGCGTGCCCGGGCTGTAGCGCCTCTCACGAGAGGAGGTCGCTGGCGCTGAGCGTGGGGGTCACCTGCTCGCGGAAGAGCGCGTAGGCGGCGCTTCCGGGCGGGAGGGTGACATCTCCCCGATACAGGGCCGCGAACAAAGGCTCGCTCCCGCGCACGTCCAGCCGCGTCGCGGGAGTCGAGCCGAGGTCCTTCCGGAGCCGCAGATGGAACGCGGCGGCGTCTTCCCCGGGCCCGCGTATGAAGACGCGCGGTACCGGGCCTCTCACGGTGACGCGGCTTCCTCGCGCGGCCGCGTGCAGCAGGGCGAGGTCATACATCGACGCGCGCACGCCGCTCGCGAAGTACTCCATCATCTCGGGGCAGATTTTCGAGATGGCCTCATTCGAGGACTGGACGGTGTTGAGCTCCAGCTCTCCCTTCGAATAGGTGTCGAGCCAGTGCAGCGTGCTGTCGCGCAGGTCGATGGCCAGCGGCAGGAAGATGCCGTTGTCACCCTGGAGCGCGAACTTGAGCTCGACGGTCCTCGGGTCGAAGTGCTTCCCCTGGACGTCGTCGCGGAGCATCAGTCCGGCGAAGGCGCGCTCCAGGCTGCTGAAGGGCAGGCCCGCGTAGTTGTTGACCACCATCACCGCGTAGCGAAGCCCCTGCGCCAGGGCGAGCACCCGGTCGACGTCGACGAACTCGGAGGCGCCGTCGGGGAAGGGCGCGTCCCGCAGGTCACCGGAGCTGACGGCGATGGGCGCACCGGACGGGGCCGCGAACCTCAGTTGGGAGAAGGAGCAGAGTCCCGCGTACGTCCAATCCGCCGTGTAGAAGCCGACCGAGAGGTCGATGTCCGTGGGCACACCTCCTTGCTCGGGTCTGCACCAGTGGAGGAAGAGTCGGAAGGTCTTCCCCTCGGGGATTTGGACTCGCGCGCCACGCGGCAGCGCCACCGCCGACGGGCTGGCCGTCCGCTCGTTGAAAGGGACGGGGATGTGCTTCAGCTCCTCGTCGATGAGGAAGTCCTCGAACGCGGGCTTGCTCGCGAAGCGGCGCAACAGCTCGAGCTCGATGGCCCTGACGGACGGAGCCACGTCATCCGGCGAGAGCACCGCGCGCTCATCGGGGCCGGACACGCCCTTCGCCGTCCCGCCCTTCGGCCAGTACATGCGGAGCCCGGCCCGCTGTAGCCGCTTCGGGAGATGGCTGAGCAGGGTGAGCAGGACGGGCGTGGAGAACTCGCCGCAGCAGCCGGTGAAGGCCTCCACCAGCTCCTGCCTCGCGCGCGCGTCGTCGCCCGCGAGCCGCAGGGCATGGTCATAGCGCCGCGCGAACTCTCCCGGACGCTGGAGGAGGAGCTGCTTCAGGCCCTCCATGTCGTGGCTTCGGGCCGCTGTCTCCAGCCGGGAGGAGTACCCGGCGAACGCGGGCGCGGGCGTGCCGTCCGGTGCCTTCTTCCGCACCACGGCGAAGGCTCGGGCCACGTTCGGGAAGCGGTCCGCGTACTCGTGCGGGTGCAGGAACTCGCCGAGCCAGACCCAGTACGAGCGATGCCGCAGCATGTCCTCGACGAGGCCGTCGGGGTGGAAGCCCTCCAGCAGCGCGAGGAGGGCCCTTCGCAGGGGGCGCTTGAGGCGCGCGACCTTGAACCGGTGGACTCGCAGGTGGACCGAGACTTCGTCGTGCCTGGAATGCGCGGCCGAGCTGCGGATGATTTCGGCCATCCGTCCCCAGAACCGGCCGGACGGCGTGTGGAGGCTCACGGGCTTGAACTGGGGCTGCGCCGCGAGTGCCGGGTCGGCGCCGGAGTAGACGGCGATGAGGCGGAGCACATCCGTCGCCGTGGAGAGGTAGCCGCGTGCGACGGGCAGCACCGCCTGCGGCTCACACCGCTGGAACAGGGCGCCAAAAATCTCCGCGACGTTCTCCCGGACGGGGATTTCCTCGGGCAGCCATGCGAGCACCCGCGCGCCCAGGTCGTGAATCAGCGTCTTGAAGTCGTCCTTGTCCGACGGCGAGAGGACCTGCTTGCGCGCGCAGAAGCTGACGAACAATTCCCGGGCCTGACTGTCGATGTCCGTGCCCGCATCCAGCAGCTTGAAGGTGACGCGCTCGGCGGGGAGCGCGGCAGGCGCCCGGGGCTTGAAGAACGGGGACGGCGTGTCGACGGGGTGCTCACAGACGGGGCAGGCGCTGTAGTTCGAGCCGTCGAAGCACTGGTCGCAGACCACGTGGAGGCAGGGGCTCAGGACGTGCGTGGTGCTGGTGTTCCCGCAGAAGAGGCAGGGCTGGCCTTCCGCCTGGAGGAAGTGGCTCAGCACCTTGCGCATCCAGAGGTCGAACGTGTCGCGCGGAATGTCCCGGGGAAAGTCGCGGAACAGGGGCTGGTGTTGCTGGTCGCCTCCCACGTGCTCGGCGAGCTCGTTCCAGAGCCAGCCCTGGAGCCGCGTGAGCTCGGCGATGGGCAGACGTGCGAGGCGCGCGCGCAGCCGCGCTGACACGGCGTACCCCAGTTCCGCGAGCTTGATGTCGACGGCCCGCAGGTAGCTCTCCGGGAGCGTGTCCTGGGACTGCTCCGGCACGAAGACGAGGCCGGAGCGTCGGAGGAGGACTGCCAGCGTCGGCGTGGGCTGTTCATTCATCGCGGAGTCCCCAAAAAGCGAGGGCGGATTGGACCTGAGAGGCCCAACCCGCCCACGAATGCGAAGGAAATCGCCCAGGCTGGATTTTAGGGTTGAGAAGGAAGCCTGGGCTAAGCCTTCGTGCCTCACGGTAGCCCACGGTGGCGTCGGGTGTCCACGGAGGCCCCGGCGCCCGGGCTCAGCGCGCGGCGCCAGGCTCGAAGCGCGTGAGGAAGACCTTGAACTGGACCGAGACGAAGAGCGTACGCGGCGCCGCGAATCCGGTCCGGGCGAACATCGCGGCCAGCGCGGCGTCGGACTCGATGGGCTGCATCTTCGCGAAGCCCTGGCGTCGACGCTCCAGCTCTTCCGGGGAAGCTCCATACGTTCGCCACCGGCGCAGCTCCACTTTCATCAACTCGGGGTCCATGCCGATGCGGCAGCCCAGGACGAGGGGCGCTCCGGGCTTGAGTCGCCGGGTCACCTCGCGCAGCAGCTCGAGGCGGGCCTCCTCGCCCTCCACGTGGTGCAGGACCCCCATCATCTGTGCGCCGTCGAACAGAGGGCCGGGAGGCAGGGTGTGCAGCTCGCCCACGTGCAGGTGGGTGCGCGAGAGCAGCCCCTCGGCCTCCAGGCGCTTGCGGGCGACGTCGAGCATGGCTCCGGAGGGGTCCACGCCCGTGAAGCGCCAGCCGGGCACGTCGAAGCGGGTATAGGGGACCAATTCCGCGCCCGTGCCCACGCCCACGTAGAGCACCGACGCCATGTCCTGGCCGTCGAGCACGGCGGTCAGTGCGCTGACGCCGAGCTCATATGCCGCCTGGAATCCCGCGAGGCTGACGGACGCCTGGGCGTCGTAGTGGGCGGCGCGGTCGACGCCGAAGCCCGGCACGGTGTGATGGGCGGAGTGGCCGGAGTGGTCGTGAGCCATGGCGTGTCCTTGGGGGGAGCTGTGATTGGACCCGAAGATGCGTCGGGGCCACGCGGAATGGGAGGGCGGGGATTCAGGCCGGATCGGCGGATATTGGGGTGCCTTTCAGCCCGCCTGGTGAGGAGAAGTGCGGCCATCATCCGTCATTGGATTCATGGACCGGCATTCACGGGGAGACAGGGGATGAAGAGGATTTGGCTGCTCGCGTTCATGTTCATCGGAGCTTGCGCGGCGCCGCAGGCGACAGGCCCCGAGCGGAGTTCCGTCCCCTCGATTGAAAAAGCAGACGAGCTCGAACGCCTGGTCGCGGATGTCTGTGACAAGCAGGTCGTGCTCCTCGGCGAGGCCGACCACGGTGACGGACGAACCTGGGAGGTCAAGACGCGACTCGTCCGGGATTTGGTGCAGAAGTGCGGATTCAACTCCGTGTTCATCGAGAGCGGCATCTACGACTTCCTCGCGCTGGACCACGCCTATGCCCGGGGCACGGCATCATCGCGGGACATGGCGAACGCGGTCGGGAACCTCTGGTCGCAAGCTCGCGAGACGCAGCAATGGCTTGCCGACCTCCATCAGGCTGCGGCAGCGGGCACGGTGGAGGTGAGGGGGCTCGACGACCAAATTCACTTCACGGCCTTCTACGCGCAGCGAGAGCTCCCCGCAGTGCTCGCGGCCCATCTTTCCGGCGAGCGGCGAGCGGAATGCGCGGCCACGCTCTCGCGCCATTCCACCTGGGCTTACGACGAAGCCCACCCGTACACGCCGGAGACCAACGAGGAGCTCCTCACGTGCTTGAGGCAGGTACGGGATGCATTGGCAGCTGAAGCGCGCTCCGAGCAGACGACGGAACACCTCGCCATGGCGAACAGCCTGTACCGCTGGGTGTCGCGCGGGTTCGAGCGGGACGGGCGTGCCATCACCCATGCCCGCGACGCGTCGATGTTCGAGAACTTCCAGTGGCAACGCGAGCGACTGGGGCCGAAGGCCAAGAGCATCGTGTGGTGCGCGAACATCCACGCCGCCAAGACGCTCAGCGGGCTCGAGAGGTACCGGGGCGTTGCCTCGCTGGGACAACACATCCACGAGCACTACGGCGAGCGCGCGGCGGCAATCGGGTTCTCGGCGTACTCCGGTGCGAGCCAGCCTCGCGGCCGGCCCGGGCGTGAGCTGAGCGTTGCGCCCCCGGAGTCCCTCGAAGGTCAGGTCCTGGCACCGGAGCAGGAGCTTCGCTACCTGAACGCCAGCGAGCTGGGCGCGCTGGGCACCGTCGACGCGCGCCCCATCAATCACGAATTCTACCGAGCGGACTGGCATGAGGTCCTCGATGGACTCGTCGTCTTTCGCCGGGAGGAGCCAGCGCACCACGAAAAAGCGCGTCGCGACCCGACCGCCGGGGCGGATGGCGGCAACTGATTTCAGTTCACCGCGATTCGCATTTCATCGAGACCTCACCCGGGCGCTCCGGGAGAATTCCCACCCTGCAATGTGTTCCTTCGGGACAGGGTTTGGACTGGCAGTTTTCTCCGCGAACTCGTGCGCACGTCGAAGTCGCTGCATCGAGGCGCACGCATTCCAGTCCCGATTCGCAGGTTCTCCCCTCACAGGTTGGAAGGCAGGACGCGCCCTGGCGACTGGCTTTGCAGAATGAGCCTTCGGGACAGGAATCAGGCTTGTCAGCCTGGCACGGTCGGCCACAGTGGCCCTGGTTGCAGAGGAGTCCCGGTTGGCACACCATCTCGCGAGTGAACGTATAGGAGGAGAAGCAGGGGGCCCCTTCGCCGGCCAGACCCTTGACGATGCATTGGCGCATCAACGGTCCTCGGCCGAGGCTCCGGAAGAGGGTGCAGGTAAAGCCCTCGGCGCATTGAACGTCTGTCTGACACTCGCTGGCCATGCAGATTGCCTGGCCTGTCGGGAACTCCAGGCATCCAAGTGGAGGCTCACAGTCCTGGGCCTTCTGGCAGGGACGCTCATGGGTCAGGAGCGCTCGCCGCTCGTCGAGCGTCAGGATAGGACTCACCGCTGTCATGTCTTGAGACTCAGCCTCGTTTTCGGGCCAGATTTTCGATGCACCAACAGCCAGCAGGAGCGGAATCGGAAGCAGTAATCCCGCGAGAGTCGCCAGGAGAGGTTGCCATCTCACTTGCAACTCCATTTGCATTCCTCTTCGTCCTCGCCTTCGGGTGTCTCGCAGTCCCGCTGCAAGGTCTGACCTGAAGGGCATTCCTGCTTCAGGGCTTCTCTCGTGTCCCTCCGCGCGGCGCGGTCGATGAACCCCTCGCGAATGTGGTCGGGCGGGCAACCCGTTCCAGCCGTGAGCAATACGGTGGACATGACAGCCTGGTACCAGCGCATGAGTCCCCCCAGGGCCTCGACAACTCCCCCGAGAGTACACGTATCACGGCGCTCTCGCGCTGGATGGGCCAGGCGACTGCTCGGCCCTGAACCCAGGGCTCACCGCGCCGGGAGCACCTTCGCCTTCCAGATGCGCACCGCCAGTTCCTCCCCCACGCTGGAGGCCGGCGCTTCGAGGGAGCGCTCGACGCTGGCACCGCCTTCTTCCAATCGCTCCCGCGAGGCGCTGTTCCGGGGCTATGAGCTTCGCAATGGCATGAGCCCTCAAGAAGCGGAGCGGCGGGCGTTGTCCATGGTGCTCCAGCGTGACGGTGAACTGATGGCGAAGCTCCTCCAGCGCCCGCCTCCCCGGCCTGTTCCGCGAGTCCATGAAGCCGAAATGGCTTCATTCTCGTATAGAGCGGAACAACCAGGGGGCCCCTCATGCACTGGCGTCCGTTACCCAAGACGTGTCTCGCGGTCTGTCTCGTTGTCTCAAGCTTGCTCGGGGGCTGTGAGCCGGCGTCGCTCGAGGCCTCTCCTCCCGAAGCCCCCTCGCTCGGGGAGGTGAAGCGGGAGCTGGATGGCACGAACATCGTGGAGTACGCGGCGTCATGCCGCGCCGCGCTGGGCACTCCCAAGAAGCCCTACTTCCGGTGTCGCGACGGCAGCCTTCTCAAGACCACGAACACGCCCGATGGCGCGAAGTGTGACAAGCCCGTGTGGCTGACCCTGGACGGTGACGGTCAGTGCGTCACCAACGCGCGCCTGCTCAAGCTGGAGACTTCGAAGGCGGACACCGAGATGCGCGTCATCTGCCGGCGCTACAAGAAGGGGGCGGATACCGAGGACGGCTTCCAGGACGTGGCCATCGTCATGTCCAACAAGACCTCGGGGGCGACCTGCTACTTCCAGGCGCTGTCGGGAGCAGGCCCGGACCTGGATGGCAGCAAGGTGCCCAATCCGCTCGCGGACCCGGCCTCCACGGACACCGACGAGAAGACCGCCGCCGCCGCCGCGAAGACGTTCTACATCGCCCCCGAGCGCCTCAAGCTGGCCGACACCCTGGCCTGCTCCCAGTGCCATGACCACGACCCCTGGATGCACACGCCCTACATCGACCAGGTGGATGGCACGGACGCGAACCATGTGCCCACCGACTTCACGGACGCGAAGTACTACCTGGTGGAGGAGGCCTACTTCACGGGGGCGCCCCGCTCCTGGCCCAAGCCCCGGTCGGTCACCACGGCGGACGTGAAGGACGCCAACGGCAACCTCAAGGAGCAGGTCTGCACCTCGTGTCACCGCATCGGGACGTCCAAGACGTGCGACAAATGGGTGGACTGGGCCGTGGATGCCACGGTGATTCCGGCCACCAACGCGGCGGCCCAGACCTACTCGGCCAAGATGTGGATGCCCACCTCGGGCAAGCCCGCGGCGGAGGAGGACTACCACAAGAAGTTCGACAACCACGTGAAGGCAATCAAGTGCTGCTGCAAGAAGCCCTGGGCACTGGGTTGCACGGACTACGCGGACCTGACGAAGCCCGACACGGGCAAGGATGGCGACGGCAAGAAGCCGGGCTCCACCACGGTCACCGACAAGTGTGTCTTCGACACGGGCCGGGTCGCGCTCGGCGTCAGCATCGCGCCCTACGTCGTCGCCGCGCGCAGCGGGGGTGATGAGTCCTGCACCACGCCCCTCACGACGCCCGTCTGCGCGAGCTTCTCCATCGAGCGCCTCCTGGAGGATGGCACCACCACGACCATCAACTCCGGACCGAACGGCAACCCGCTGAAGGCCTGCGGCACGCATCCGCAGTCGCCGTATCCGGGCCCGCACGAGTCCAACATCGACGTGGAGGCAGGAGACCTGGTCACCATCTCCGCGCCGCAGACGTATGCTTTCGGCGCGAGCCACGAGCTGTATGTCTTCACGGGCTGGAACGTGTCGCCGAACTGCCCCTGCACGAGCCCGGGGCCCACGTGCCAGTTCCGCACGAAGGGCGCCAGCAATTGGTTCAACCCCGCGAGCGGCCCCCACCCGTACGCGGGAGATCCATCCTACTTCCAGTGCCAGGCCCTCTACGCTCCCGCGGGTCTCTGCAAGAGCCCGGATGCGGGAGTCGACGCCGGCACGGACGCCGGAGTCGATGCCGGCACTGACGCGGGACTCGATGCGGGCACGGACGCCGGCATGGATGCAGGGAGCGACGCGGGCACCTGCGACGGAGGCTTCTGCCCCGTATCGGCGGATGCCGGCGTGCTCATCTGCGACGGTGGCATCGTGACGATGCCCCTGGGGAACGGTCAGCTCGTCCAGACCTGCCAGAGCACGGACCCGCCACCCCTCTGAACCCGTCCGTAGACCTTCCCCTTGCCTGGGGCAGCCGAGCCGTTCTCGTCCGCATCTGCTGCGTCCGGGCAACACGGCTGCCCGCCGTGAAAACACGGTCTGGGCACACGCGTGGCGCCGCGTCAGGCCACGCGCTCCCAGGACGCGACGAGCTCCTCGCCCAGGGCACGCAGGTGCGCGAGCAGACCACGTGTCTCGGCCTGTGTCGTCCG comes from Pyxidicoccus parkwaysis and encodes:
- a CDS encoding MXAN_6230/SCO0854 family RING domain-containing protein, which encodes MNEQPTPTLAVLLRRSGLVFVPEQSQDTLPESYLRAVDIKLAELGYAVSARLRARLARLPIAELTRLQGWLWNELAEHVGGDQQHQPLFRDFPRDIPRDTFDLWMRKVLSHFLQAEGQPCLFCGNTSTTHVLSPCLHVVCDQCFDGSNYSACPVCEHPVDTPSPFFKPRAPAALPAERVTFKLLDAGTDIDSQARELFVSFCARKQVLSPSDKDDFKTLIHDLGARVLAWLPEEIPVRENVAEIFGALFQRCEPQAVLPVARGYLSTATDVLRLIAVYSGADPALAAQPQFKPVSLHTPSGRFWGRMAEIIRSSAAHSRHDEVSVHLRVHRFKVARLKRPLRRALLALLEGFHPDGLVEDMLRHRSYWVWLGEFLHPHEYADRFPNVARAFAVVRKKAPDGTPAPAFAGYSSRLETAARSHDMEGLKQLLLQRPGEFARRYDHALRLAGDDARARQELVEAFTGCCGEFSTPVLLTLLSHLPKRLQRAGLRMYWPKGGTAKGVSGPDERAVLSPDDVAPSVRAIELELLRRFASKPAFEDFLIDEELKHIPVPFNERTASPSAVALPRGARVQIPEGKTFRLFLHWCRPEQGGVPTDIDLSVGFYTADWTYAGLCSFSQLRFAAPSGAPIAVSSGDLRDAPFPDGASEFVDVDRVLALAQGLRYAVMVVNNYAGLPFSSLERAFAGLMLRDDVQGKHFDPRTVELKFALQGDNGIFLPLAIDLRDSTLHWLDTYSKGELELNTVQSSNEAISKICPEMMEYFASGVRASMYDLALLHAAARGSRVTVRGPVPRVFIRGPGEDAAAFHLRLRKDLGSTPATRLDVRGSEPLFAALYRGDVTLPPGSAAYALFREQVTPTLSASDLLS
- a CDS encoding class I SAM-dependent methyltransferase gives rise to the protein MAHDHSGHSAHHTVPGFGVDRAAHYDAQASVSLAGFQAAYELGVSALTAVLDGQDMASVLYVGVGTGAELVPYTRFDVPGWRFTGVDPSGAMLDVARKRLEAEGLLSRTHLHVGELHTLPPGPLFDGAQMMGVLHHVEGEEARLELLREVTRRLKPGAPLVLGCRIGMDPELMKVELRRWRTYGASPEELERRRQGFAKMQPIESDAALAAMFARTGFAAPRTLFVSVQFKVFLTRFEPGAAR
- a CDS encoding erythromycin esterase family protein, producing MFIGACAAPQATGPERSSVPSIEKADELERLVADVCDKQVVLLGEADHGDGRTWEVKTRLVRDLVQKCGFNSVFIESGIYDFLALDHAYARGTASSRDMANAVGNLWSQARETQQWLADLHQAAAAGTVEVRGLDDQIHFTAFYAQRELPAVLAAHLSGERRAECAATLSRHSTWAYDEAHPYTPETNEELLTCLRQVRDALAAEARSEQTTEHLAMANSLYRWVSRGFERDGRAITHARDASMFENFQWQRERLGPKAKSIVWCANIHAAKTLSGLERYRGVASLGQHIHEHYGERAAAIGFSAYSGASQPRGRPGRELSVAPPESLEGQVLAPEQELRYLNASELGALGTVDARPINHEFYRADWHEVLDGLVVFRREEPAHHEKARRDPTAGADGGN